Genomic DNA from Caloranaerobacter ferrireducens:
TAAAAATTCGTTTATTTTATCTTGAACTGGCTTAATGGTTGGAGTACTTGCTGCATTGTCAAAATTGATATATCTAGCCTTTTTACCATTCCTTAAGATTACCTTTTTATCTAAACCTACAACATATTTACGAATATTTGATATAGTATATGTTTTGCTTTGAAACATAAAAATCCCCCTTTAGATAATAAATTGAAAAAATAAACTATTATGAGCGTTATGTATATTATTCATTTTATGAAGATTTAGTTTGATTGACACTTAAGGTTTTATGCTATAATGCTATATATAGTACTTAATTTAGGGTGATAGTTATGTTATATTTTATTTGTGCATTTTATAATGAAGCAAAACCAATAATAAATTTTTATAAATTAAAAAGGGTTAATGAAAATAAGTTTTTTCAAGTTTTCGAAAATGAAGATATAAAGTTAATCATATCTGGTATAGGCAAAATAAATTCTGCAATAGCTTTAGCACATATTGTTTCTAAATATGGTATTTCTGATGAAGATATTATTATAAATATAGGTATTTGCGGAAGCAGAAGTAGAGAAATTGGAGAGGTAGTACTTGTAAATAAAATTCATGATATTGAAACAGGCAGAGACTATTATCCTGATATATTGATTAACCATCAATTTGAAGAAGGTACTTTAGAGACTTTTTCAAAACCAGTGGTTGATTTTGATATAAAAGATATATGTGATATGGAGGGAAGTGGTTTTTTTAAGGCTTCATCAAAGTTTTTTTCTCCTCACCAAATTCAGCTTGTAAAAATCGTTTCTGACCATTTAGATGGCGTAAGATTGACAAGCGAATTTGTTGAGAATCTGATAGAAAAAAATATTTTAACAATAGATGATTACATAAATAAAATGAAAAACAGTTTCGTAAAAAAGGATTTACTTAATGCTTGGGATAAAAAAATGATAGATAAGATAAGCTTAATACTTAATTTAACAGAAAACCAAAAAATTCAGTTTAACAAGGCTTATATTGGATATAAAATAAGGGAAAGTAAAAGTCCAGAATTTATAAAAAATATACTTAACGTAAGGGTGCAAGATAAAAATGAAAGTAAAAGAGAGTTCAAGAAACTTATCAACAAGCTTTATGAATAGTTTTTCACACATATATGTAGAAAAAGAAGTTTTAAATCATCATATAACCTTAGAAATATTAAGTAAATTTCCAAACAGCAAGGTAGTAGAAATAGAAAATTACAAAGATGTTTTCAACAGACCAAGACAAAATTTTATAATTCAAAAAAAGTCCCCTAAATTGATATTGGCTAAAAAAACTAGTAACTGTTTGTATGAAGGTTCATCTTTATGTGAAGATTTTGGAGAAACTTCATTTTATTATTCTTCAAATATATTTAATTGTATTTATAATTGTGAATATTGCTATTTAAGAGGTTTGTATTCATCTTCTAATATTGTAATTTTTGTTAATATAGAAGATTTTTTTGAAGAAATCAATAAAACAATTAAAGATAAAAGAGCATATATATGTATTTCATACGACTCAGACATATTAGCTTTTGAGAATATAACTGGTTTTGTAAGAAAATGGATTGAATTTGCAAGTAAGCATAATAATTTACTTATAGAGATAAGAACTAAGAGCAGCAATTTTAGAAGCATTAAAGATTTAGAAATACCAGCAAATGTTATATTTGCTTGGACTCTATCGCCTCAAGAAATAATTGATAATTTTGAATATAAGACACCTAGCCTTACTGCAAGGCTAAATGACATAAAGTTAGCTATTTCAAAGGGTTTAAAAGTAAGGATATCTCTTGAACCTATCATGAAAATTAAAGGGTTTGAAGCGATTTATGGTAAATTTATAGATAAAGTATTTACAGAAATGCCATCAGAGGCTATAAGAGATGTTAATATTGGAGTATTTAGAATGAGCGAAGAACATATAAAGAGGCTAAGAAGGTTAGATAAATATTCGAAAGTGTTCGGGTATGATTTTAAGAAGGAAAACGGAGTTGTAAGTTATTTTGATGAAGAATATTTAAGAAGTTTTGTAAGAAAAAGATTAATTAACTATATTGATAAAAAGAAGATATATTAGAGGTGATATTAATGTTTTTAGGATGTCATTTGACGATTTCTAAAGGTTATTCAAAGGCTGCAGAAGTTGCAATTAGCATAGGAGCTAATACTTTTCAGTTCTTTACAAGAAATCCTAGAGGTGCAAAAGCAAAAGCACTAGATATGGAGGATATAAAGAAATTTGAAAATATATTAAATGAACATAAATTTGGTCCATTAGTAGCTCATGCTCCATATATACTTAATCTTGCTTCTCATAAAGAAGATACTTGGAATTTAGCAAAAAGAGTGATTAAAGAGGATTTAGAGAGATTAGAAAGTATTCCTTGTCCATATTTTACATTTCACCCAGGGAATCATCTTGGTAAGGGGATAGACTATGGAATAGAAAGAATAGCTCAAGGACTTAATGAGATAATTACAGGCAATGAAAATACTATGATTTTATTGGAGACAATGTCTGGAAAGGGAACAGAGGTAGGCTATACATTTGAGCAAATAAAGAATATAATTGATAAAGTGAAATACTCTGAACTGATAGGAGTTTGTTTAGATACTTGCCACATATATTCAGCAGGGTATGATATAGTTAATGAACTGGATAATGTTTTAGAAGAGTTTGATAAAATTATAGGTATTGATAAACTAAAAGCTATACATCTAAATGATAGCATGAAAGAGTTTGGCAGTAGGAAAGACAGACATGAAAAAATAGGAAAAGGAACTATAGGGCTTGAAGCCATTTTAAACGTATTAAATCATCCTCAGCTAAAAGATTTACCATTTATTTTAGAAACTCCTAATGAGCTTGAGGGATATAGGGATGAGATAAAGTTATTAACTGAAAAAGAGTAAATTATATAGTTATGAAATTAATCCTCGGGTAGATAACCCGAGGATTTTAAATTTATTATTTACATTCCAGAGGATTTTTTTAAATCAAAAAATATAGTTGTATTTTCGAAAAAAAGGGTATATAATAATACACAGATGAACATATGAATAGTTGTTCATATATAAAGGTATGTAAAGGGGTGTTTGAATGAGCAAAAAAATTCGAAAAGAATTG
This window encodes:
- a CDS encoding SPL family radical SAM protein; the encoded protein is MKVKESSRNLSTSFMNSFSHIYVEKEVLNHHITLEILSKFPNSKVVEIENYKDVFNRPRQNFIIQKKSPKLILAKKTSNCLYEGSSLCEDFGETSFYYSSNIFNCIYNCEYCYLRGLYSSSNIVIFVNIEDFFEEINKTIKDKRAYICISYDSDILAFENITGFVRKWIEFASKHNNLLIEIRTKSSNFRSIKDLEIPANVIFAWTLSPQEIIDNFEYKTPSLTARLNDIKLAISKGLKVRISLEPIMKIKGFEAIYGKFIDKVFTEMPSEAIRDVNIGVFRMSEEHIKRLRRLDKYSKVFGYDFKKENGVVSYFDEEYLRSFVRKRLINYIDKKKIY
- a CDS encoding deoxyribonuclease IV, with translation MFLGCHLTISKGYSKAAEVAISIGANTFQFFTRNPRGAKAKALDMEDIKKFENILNEHKFGPLVAHAPYILNLASHKEDTWNLAKRVIKEDLERLESIPCPYFTFHPGNHLGKGIDYGIERIAQGLNEIITGNENTMILLETMSGKGTEVGYTFEQIKNIIDKVKYSELIGVCLDTCHIYSAGYDIVNELDNVLEEFDKIIGIDKLKAIHLNDSMKEFGSRKDRHEKIGKGTIGLEAILNVLNHPQLKDLPFILETPNELEGYRDEIKLLTEKE